One segment of Campylobacter concisus DNA contains the following:
- a CDS encoding c-type heme family protein: protein MKYKFQLIVSVFIFVYLLISALVLNFYNNLAMKDAKKEAYYVLESINSVREYIAGVQRPLIEQLKRDGIIKEDFFDERLLSSSYISREIYNIQKKKYNLDFDYKLVAMAPLNKAHEPNEFEAQVLRGFKENKFSEFSKIIKDENGSQFFVGLPIRSQNTSCLACHNSESAPKQMLDRYEISNGKISEASEMMAMLSFKIPLRAIFSYHLKEVVIIMSAIAFVFGIFLLLVYKMHRRGEESKRQTEQLMIHQSRLASMGEMIGNISHQWKQPLAQISSALINLELYQERKKLDEAKIYEFIEETSKQINFMSETVDDFKNFFKPNTLKREFSVEEVVNQTIKILNASLKKYQIEIEIDIRENFTIFANFNEIIQILINIINNAKDAFKQSYVKPRVIKIYTFIKDNRKNLCVQNNAGAIKASFLKVIFEPHFSTKESGSGLGLYMSRLIASKNNALIFARNVDENSITFTISFENL, encoded by the coding sequence AAATATAAATTTCAGCTAATCGTAAGTGTTTTTATCTTTGTTTATCTCTTAATATCCGCACTTGTTTTAAATTTTTATAATAATCTTGCAATGAAAGATGCCAAAAAAGAGGCGTATTATGTGCTTGAGAGTATAAATTCTGTAAGAGAATACATTGCAGGCGTTCAGCGTCCGCTAATAGAGCAGCTAAAGCGTGATGGCATTATAAAAGAGGATTTTTTTGACGAGAGACTGCTTTCATCTTCATATATAAGCCGCGAAATTTATAATATCCAAAAGAAAAAATACAATCTTGACTTTGACTACAAACTAGTCGCCATGGCACCTTTAAATAAAGCTCATGAGCCAAATGAATTTGAAGCGCAGGTATTAAGAGGCTTTAAAGAGAATAAATTTAGTGAGTTTTCAAAGATTATAAAAGATGAAAATGGCTCACAATTTTTTGTAGGGCTTCCTATAAGAAGTCAAAATACATCTTGCTTAGCCTGTCACAATAGTGAAAGTGCTCCAAAACAGATGTTGGATCGTTATGAAATTTCAAATGGAAAAATTTCTGAGGCAAGTGAGATGATGGCAATGCTATCTTTTAAAATCCCACTACGTGCCATTTTTTCTTACCATTTAAAAGAGGTTGTCATCATAATGAGTGCGATAGCCTTTGTATTTGGGATATTTTTGCTACTTGTTTATAAGATGCATAGGCGTGGCGAAGAGAGCAAAAGACAGACTGAGCAGCTAATGATACATCAAAGCCGCCTAGCCTCAATGGGCGAGATGATAGGCAATATCTCACATCAGTGGAAGCAGCCTTTAGCTCAAATCAGCTCAGCTTTAATAAATTTAGAACTCTATCAGGAGCGAAAAAAGCTTGATGAAGCAAAAATTTATGAGTTTATAGAAGAGACTAGCAAACAGATAAATTTTATGTCTGAAACGGTTGATGATTTTAAAAACTTTTTTAAGCCAAATACTTTAAAAAGGGAGTTTAGCGTAGAGGAAGTGGTAAATCAGACTATAAAAATTCTAAACGCCTCACTTAAGAAATATCAAATCGAAATAGAGATCGATATAAGAGAAAATTTTACGATTTTTGCGAATTTTAATGAAATAATCCAAATTTTAATAAATATTATAAACAACGCAAAAGATGCATTTAAACAAAGCTATGTAAAGCCAAGAGTAATAAAAATTTATACCTTCATAAAAGATAATCGTAAAAATTTATGCGTGCAAAATAATGCAGGAGCGATAAAGGCTTCGTTTTTAAAGGTTATCTTTGAGCCACACTTTAGCACAAAAGAGTCTGGCAGTGGGCTTGGTCTATATATGAGCCGGCTAATCGCTAGTAAAAATAACGCTCTAATCTTTGCTAGAAATGTAGATGAAAATAGTATTACATTTACAATTAGTTTCGAAAATTTATAA